In Brachionichthys hirsutus isolate HB-005 chromosome 5, CSIRO-AGI_Bhir_v1, whole genome shotgun sequence, a single genomic region encodes these proteins:
- the nrn1la gene encoding neuritin 1-like a: MKRFPQEYLVNAGSVSVTCVRLIALQSGSIVLQRHKSRTESLLSPCPGAAAQRCHYIYKGFAQCLMALGDSLTDNGRKDEDTHEIHSICRSWDEFHDCANGAMAGCPEEAAAVWESLRKESKKMQFSGNLYDMCSNRNAHPVASVPPRDSPGQDEINRESLRGRAHHLAGLHPRMLLLLLLFWI; encoded by the exons ATGAAACGCTTCCCTCAGGAGTATCTGGTGAACGCGGGCAGCGTTTCTGTAACGTGTGTGCGACTGATAGCACTGCAGTCCGGCTCCATTGTGTTGCAGAGACACAAAAGCAGGACAGAAAGCT TGCTGAGCCCCTGCCCCGGCGCTGCAGCCCAGCGGTGTCACTACATCTACAAGGGTTTCGCTCAGTGTCTGATGGCTCTGGGCGACAGTCTGACAGACAACGGCCGTAAGGACGAAGACACACACGAGATACACTCCATCTGCAG GTCATGGGATGAATTCCATGACTGCGCCAACGGGGCGATGGCGGGCTGCCcggaggaagctgcagctgtCTGGGAATCGCTCCGCAAGGAGTCCAAGAAGATGCAGTTCTCCGGAAACCTTTACGACATGTGCTCGAACCGCAACGCCCACCCCGTAGCCTCGGTGCCACCCCGCGACTCGCCCGGCCAGGATGAGATCAACCGGGAGTCGTTAAGAGGTCGTGCTCATCATCTGGCAGGCCTCCACCCTCGcatgcttctgctgctgctgctgttttggaTATAA